In Bacillota bacterium, one DNA window encodes the following:
- the pilM gene encoding type IV pilus assembly protein PilM, whose translation MARARKVTGPIVGLDVGTTLMKVAEVRPTKEGVQINAVGVAPTPEGVIDESGYIQDPQALGQAIRQLLTQAGIATKQVVTSVPGQSGLVVRVIEMPKMTPAELDKSMAWEVERHIPFAAQGDVVTDYAVIERPDSDPNDPNMEVLLAAAQQDVVDAVVKALFAAQLDPVAIDVQVLATARTIIGLQPEKYQDKTVVLLNVGATATDMGVFAGKVLRLPRTIPIAGNHFTQAIVDSLAYRVEGTDPRERFAHAEKLKREYAAVLLERLGPSGAAPTYGTEFGAPTGMIDFSQPPSAGMVDFSSGFGEPTFDVEEEKPAEPSQEQPAEPATPAPVEPEETDPLRIEVFDAIAPVLGDFLAEVRRSLEFYRGRVQGARIDEIVLCGGTARMKNLDKFLAQELGIPVSVADPLTHQEALVRRYTMPYLQEVAPLLPVAIGLAIRDMID comes from the coding sequence ATGGCACGTGCCCGAAAAGTGACAGGACCCATCGTGGGGTTGGATGTAGGCACCACCCTGATGAAGGTGGCAGAGGTACGTCCTACTAAAGAGGGTGTGCAGATTAACGCGGTAGGCGTCGCTCCGACACCGGAAGGGGTGATTGACGAAAGCGGCTATATCCAGGACCCGCAGGCTCTTGGTCAAGCCATTCGGCAATTGCTCACCCAGGCAGGCATTGCTACCAAGCAGGTAGTTACCTCGGTGCCGGGACAAAGCGGGCTGGTCGTGCGCGTGATCGAAATGCCCAAGATGACCCCCGCTGAGCTGGACAAGTCGATGGCATGGGAGGTGGAGAGACACATTCCCTTTGCCGCTCAGGGCGATGTAGTGACGGACTATGCGGTGATAGAACGCCCCGATTCCGACCCCAATGACCCCAACATGGAGGTACTGCTTGCCGCGGCACAGCAGGACGTGGTGGATGCTGTCGTCAAGGCGCTGTTTGCCGCTCAGCTCGACCCCGTAGCCATCGATGTTCAGGTGCTGGCGACCGCTCGCACCATTATCGGTCTGCAACCCGAAAAGTATCAGGACAAAACAGTAGTGCTTCTCAATGTGGGGGCAACTGCCACCGATATGGGGGTATTTGCGGGCAAAGTATTGCGTCTGCCGCGCACCATTCCCATCGCGGGTAACCACTTCACTCAGGCCATCGTGGATTCGCTGGCGTATCGGGTGGAGGGTACCGACCCGCGGGAGCGTTTTGCTCACGCAGAGAAACTGAAGCGGGAATACGCGGCGGTACTGCTGGAGCGGCTTGGTCCATCTGGAGCGGCTCCTACGTACGGAACCGAGTTTGGTGCGCCCACAGGCATGATTGACTTCTCGCAGCCGCCCTCGGCTGGTATGGTGGACTTCTCATCGGGTTTTGGGGAGCCAACCTTTGATGTGGAAGAGGAAAAGCCAGCCGAACCTTCGCAGGAGCAACCTGCAGAGCCTGCAACCCCTGCTCCCGTAGAGCCGGAGGAAACAGACCCCCTGCGTATCGAAGTGTTTGACGCGATTGCTCCTGTTCTGGGAGACTTTCTTGCGGAAGTGCGCCGTTCGCTGGAGTTCTACCGGGGACGGGTGCAGGGTGCGCGCATTGATGAAATCGTGCTGTGCGGTGGCACAGCCCGGATGAAGAACCTGGACAAGTTTTTGGCACAGGAGCTGGGCATACCGGTCAGCGTCGCAGACCCGTTGACCCATCAGGAGGCTCTGGTGCGCCGTTACACCATGCCCTATCTGCAAGAGGTGGCGCCGCTACTGCCGGTCGCCATTGGCTTGGCAATCCGGGATATGATTGACTAG